Genomic segment of Pacificitalea manganoxidans:
CATGCCGACGATGCGCGACAGCGTGCTGTCCTCGCCGATGGCGCCCACTTCCATGACGAACCCGCCGGTTTTGTTAAGCGTGCCGCCGGTGACCTCGCTGCCTTCGGTTTTCTCGACCGGCACCGGCTCCCCGGTCAGCATGGATTCGTCGACCAGACTGCGCCCGTCGCGCACCGTGCCATCGGCGGGCACGGCCTCGCCGGGGCGGACGCGCAGCCGGTCGCCGCGCCGCAGATCCCCCAGTGCCACGTCCTCTTCGCGGCCATCGGGATCAATGCGCCGGGCGGTTTTGGGCGCAAGATCCAGCAGCGCCCGGATCGCGTCGCCGGTGCGGTCGCGGGCGGCCAACTCCATCACCTGCCCCACCAGCACCAGCACAAGGATCACCGCCGCCGCTTCGAAATAGACCGCAGGCCGCCCCTCCATGCCGCGCAACGCCTCGGGAAACAGCCCCGGCGCCAGCAACGCGACCATCGAATAGAGCCACGCCGCCAAGGTGCCGATGGCAATCAGCGTCCACATATTGGGGCTGCGGTTGCGGATCGACGACCAGCCCCGGCGGAAAAACATCCGGCACAGCCACATCACGGCGGTCGCAAGCACCGCCTGCGCCCAGAGCACCGGCAACACGCCGAACCAATCGGTGAACGGAATGCCCAGATGACCGCCCATTTCCAGCACGACGACCAGCGCCGCCAGCGGCCCGGCGACCCACAGCCTGCGGCGAAAATCGACCAGCTCCGGGTTCGGGCCGCTCTCGGCGGAGGGCGTCATCGGCTCCAGCGCCATGCCGCAGATCGGGCAGTCACCGGGGGCGTCGCGGACAATCTCGGGATGCATCGGACAGGTATATTGCGCGCCCTCGCGCGCCGCAGGCGCGGCGGGCCGGTCGCCCAGAAACGCGCCGGGCTTATCCGCGAACCGATCCATGCAGCGCGAGGAGCAGAAATAGAACCGCTCGCCTTCGTGGCGCGACATGTATTTGGCGCTGGCCCGGTTGACGCTCATCCCGCAGACCGGGTCGCGCGCGGTGCGGAAAGCATCCGGATCGCCCAGAAACCGGGTGCGGCACCCGTCCGAGCAGAAATGATAGGTCTGCCCCCCGTGTTTCGCCTGCGGCCCGCCAGCGGCAGGGTCGACCGTCATCCCGCAGACCGGATCGCGGGTGACTTCTGGCGGGGCGACCTGAGCCGTGGGCGTGTCGAGCGGGGCCATAAGCACCTCCGGAAAAATAATGTTGAACGGGGCCCGTGGCCCAAATGGCGCACGGACAGAAAGCGCAGGATCGCGCGCTGGCAAAGACCCGCCCACGATCCGCAGGCAATGGGCCCCTCCCAAAGCGGAGGGTCAAGCCCCCCAGCCCCGCAGCCTAGCGTGAAACGCGATTTCCCGCTGCTTTCGCCCGCCTGCGGCCCGTGGGCTCTCCACCGCCGGCCTGTCTGCCCGAATTAGCCCCGAACCTGCCCAGCAGCCGGGTGTTCACGAAGCTTTGACATCGCCGTGAGCCCGTATCCCTACGTCAACTGTGGCACAAATTGCCACAGGTTCCATCAAACCTGACCACAGTTCCTTGAAACCTGCCGCGACCGGCCTCTTTCCTCCCCTAGCATACGCGGTTGGGGTCCGGCCCGGGACCGCGTGTTTTCCGATAGTTACGACCCGGAGGTCCCGATGATCCGTCCCTTCACCGCCCCGCTGGCCAGAATAGTCGCGGCGCTTTGTGCGCTTACCATATTGGCCGCCTGTGGCGCTGCGCCGATGGAGCCGGGCGTCAGCCGCGAGCTTCGCGACATGTATCCGACGATGGAGGATAATGGCTGGACCATTCCCGCCGTGCCCGCCCAGTATCTCAATGACGACGTGAAGCGGCAGATTGTGACCTACCGCAATGACCGCACCCCCGGCACGATCATCGTCGACCCCTATTCGCGCCACCTGTTCTACATCATCGATGGCACCACCGCGAAGCGCTACACCGTCGGCGTCGGCAAGGCCGGACGCGGCTTTGCCGGGCGCGGCATCATCAACCATCAGAAAGACTGGCCCAGCTGGACCCCGACCCAGCGCATGCTGAAAACCGACCCCGAGCTTTACGGCCCCGTCGCCGGTGGTATGGAAGGCGGGCTGGACAATCCGCTGGGCGCCCGCGCGCTGTATCTCTACCGCAATGGGCGCGACACGCTCTACCGCATCCACGGCACCCCCTACCCGTGGACCGTGGGCGGCATGGACAGCGCGGGCTGCATTCGCCTGTTCCAGCAAGACATCATCGATCTCGCCAAGATCACCGATAACGGCACGCAGGTGATCGTGTTGTCCGAGGCCCAGTCTGCCGAGGATCAGATCAACCGGGGTCCGCTCGGCGACGGCGTCTGATCGCCGCCCATCCCCCTGAGTTGCCCAAGCGCCGGCCCACATATCGTGGCCGGCGCTTTTCGTTTGGCGGCGGGTATCCGTGGAAGGGGCGCGGCACCCTCCCTGCATCTCCACCTGCGATCAGGTTCCGGGGCAGGCACCGGCTCCACAGCACCGGGCCAATGCCACGCCGGTTGCCCCACCCAAAGCGGCCACTTGGACAGCCCATGGCAGAAGCGGCCCACCCGTCATTACCCCACGCCATCCGCCTCCGGTGCGCGCGCCCGCAGGCGGGCTTCTGTCGCGCCCCGCCTCCGCCCTGCCGCTCCGCCGCCCGCCCCGCCTGCGCCGCTTGGCGCGCGAATCCCCCCCGCGCGGCCCGATTCCGCCTTGCATGGCGCGCACGCCACCCATAGAAGTGCGCCGAATTGGAGGAAGGCCCCGCTTCGGCGGCCGCTTCCGCCTATCTGACGACACGGGAAAAAGGACCCATCGCATGCAGGTCACCGAGACCCTGAATGACGGGCTGAAACGCGGCTACGACATCACCATTTCCGCCTCCGAACTGGACGCCAAGGTGAACGAGAAGCTGGTCGAAGCCCGCCCCGAGATCGAAATGAAGGGCTTCCGCAAGGGTAAGGTGCCGATGGCCCTGCTCAAGAAGCAGTATGGCCAGCGTCTTCTGGGCGAAGCCATGCAGGAAGCCGTCGACGGCGCCATGGCCGAGCATTTCGAGAAAACCGGCGACCGCCCCGCCCTGCAGCCGCAGGTCAAGATGAAGGGCGACGACTGGAAAGAAGGCGACGATGTCGAGGTCGAGATGTCCTATGAGGCGCTCCCCGAGATCCCTGAGCCCGACCTCTCCGCCGTGACGCTCGAAAAGATGGTCGTGAAGGCCGATGACGCCGACGTCGACGAAGCTCTGGAAGGTCTGGCCAAGCAGGCTCAGAACTTCGAGGACAAGGACGGCGCAGCCGAGGACGGCGATCAGGTCACGATGGACTTCGTGGGCAAGGTCGACGGCGAGGCATTCGAAGGCGGCACCGCCGACGATTTCCCGCTGGTTCTGGGCTCCGGTCAGTTCATCCCCGGCTTCGAAGAGCAGCTGGTCGGCGTGAAAGCCGGTGACGAGAAGGCCGTCGAGGTCTCCTTCCCCGAGCAGTATCAGGCCGCCCATCTGGCTGGCAAAGCCGCCGTGTTCGACTGCACCATCAAGGCCGTGAAGGCCCCGAAGGCCGCTGAGATCGACGACGAGATGGCCAAGCAGTTCGGCGCCGAAGACCTCGCCGGTCTGAAGTCGCAGATCGCCGAGCGTCTGGAAGCCGAATATGCAGGCGCCTCCCGCGCGGTCATGAAGCGCGCGCTTCTCGACCAACTGGACGATGCCGTCAAATTCGACCTGCCCCCCGCGCTGGTCGAGGCCGAAGCCCAGCAGATCGCGCATCAGCTGTGGCACGAGGAAAACCCGGACGTGCAGGGCCACGATCACCCCAAGATCGAGCCCACCGAGCAGCATAAGACGCTCGCCGAACGCCGCGTCCGGCTGGGCCTCCTCCTGGCCGAACTGGGCCGCAAGAACGAGATCGAAGTGACCGACGCCGAAATGACCCAAGCGGTCATGAACCAAGCCCGCCAGTATCCGGGTCAGGAGCGTCAGTTCTTTGAATTCATTCAGCAGAACCAGCAGATGCAGCAGCAGCTCCGCGCGCCCATCTTCGAAGACAAAGTTGTCGATTACGTCTTCGATCAAGCCACTGTCACCGAAAAGCCGGTCGACAAGGACACGCTGAAAGCCGCGGTCGAGAAGCTCGAAGAAGACGAGTGATCCTCACCCCGCTCTGATAGAAAGCCCGTCGCACATCGCGGCGGGCTTTTTTGTTTCTGCCGGAAGGGGATCGCCGGGGAGAGGCAGCGGGATTTTGGCGAAGAACCGACCCAGCCGATGCACAGGTCTTCGCGGAACTGTCACCGCACGGGGTCGGATCCAGCCCGATCGCCCTTAAGGCTCAACGCAACGCCAGCCTGCCAGTGGGATGGCGCTACAACGCTAAGCCAGTGCGCTTCACGGTGCCAAACACTTCACTGCCCAGAGGTCGGCATGAGGTGGCAAAACGCCAGCCCGCCGGAACGGGCAGGCGCTCGCCCGCGCGGCTTTGCCTTGTTCGCGGTCGGTAGCGCTTAGGTCGACCCAATCGCAGGCCGAGGCAGATCGGCCAACGGGCATTCCACCGTCGAACCTGAGAGCAACACCAGCCTGCCCGTGGGATGGCCCACGACGGTTAAGCGGTGTGCTTTAAGCGATCCAACCATCTCCCGCACCGCGATCACACCCGACGTGGCAAAGCGCGCCCCTTCCCTTCGCTGCCCGGAATGATAAGCCCGGCGCATGGCACCTCTGCCGCGTTAACGAAGGACTTCCGCCCATGTCGCCTACCCTTGCCGGCGCGCTCTGGATGATCGCGGCCATGGCGGCCTTTGCGCTGGAGGATCTGCTGTTCAAGCAGGTGACGGCCACCCTGCCCCCCGGTGAGGCGCTGGTGATCTTTGGCGCGCTTGGCACGCTGATCTATGCCGGTCTTGCCTATCGACGGGGCGAGCGGCTCTGTCCGCCGGATTTCTTTCGCCGCATCATGGTTCTGCGCTCCGCCAGCGAATTGTGCGGGCGGCTCTTTTTCGGTCTGGCGCTGGCTTATGTGCCGCTGTCGACGACCTCTGCCATCCTGCAAGCGACGCCTCTCGTCGTGGCAGCGGGCGCGGTGTGGTTCTTTGGCGAAACCGTCGGCTGGCGGCGCTGGACGGCGATCTGCGTGGGGTTCGCAGGCGTCCTGATGATCCTGCGGCCCGGGCTTGGCTCCACTGATCCGGCGCTGATCTTTGCGGTGCTGGGCACGCTGGGCTTTGCCGGGCGGGATTTGGCCACCCGCGCCAGCCCGCGCGATCTGTCGGCCCGGCAGCTAGGCATCGCCGGATTTGCGATGTTGTGCCTCGCCGGTGTGCTGCTGACGATGTGGAGCGGGGATGTCACCCGGCCCGACGCCGCCGCACTGGGCAAGCTGCTGGTCACCGCAACGGTCGGGGTCTGCGCCTATTTCGCGCTGACTCGCGCGATGCGTTCGGGCGATATCTCGGTCGTCGCGCCGTTCCGCTATGTGCGTCTGGTCTATGCGATGCTGCTGGGGATCGTCGTGCTAGGCGAACGCCCCGACGCGATGACGCTGATCGGCAGCGCCGTGATCGTTGCAAGCGGGCTCTACACCCTTATCGCGACCAGTCTGCGGGCGCGGGCGGCGCGCTGAGGCCGCCCGCCAAAGGGCTCAGCCCATGCCAAGCGCTTCTTTATACATCTCAAGCACCGCTTCTTCCTCGGCGATGTCATCGGGCTCGCGCTTGCGCAGCGAGATCACCTTGCGCATCACCTTGGTGTCGTAGCCACGGCCCTTGGCCTCGGCCATCACCTCTTTTTGCTGGTCGGCGATGTCCTTCTTTTCGGCTTCGAGCCGCTCAAAACGCTCGATGAACTGCCGCAGCTCGTCCGCGGTCACGCGGTAGGTGCTGTCGGTCACGCTGCTGTCTTCCATCCGCCCGGCTCCTCAATCTCTGCCTGATCGGGGCGCGCGCCGACGCG
This window contains:
- the tig gene encoding trigger factor, with the protein product MQVTETLNDGLKRGYDITISASELDAKVNEKLVEARPEIEMKGFRKGKVPMALLKKQYGQRLLGEAMQEAVDGAMAEHFEKTGDRPALQPQVKMKGDDWKEGDDVEVEMSYEALPEIPEPDLSAVTLEKMVVKADDADVDEALEGLAKQAQNFEDKDGAAEDGDQVTMDFVGKVDGEAFEGGTADDFPLVLGSGQFIPGFEEQLVGVKAGDEKAVEVSFPEQYQAAHLAGKAAVFDCTIKAVKAPKAAEIDDEMAKQFGAEDLAGLKSQIAERLEAEYAGASRAVMKRALLDQLDDAVKFDLPPALVEAEAQQIAHQLWHEENPDVQGHDHPKIEPTEQHKTLAERRVRLGLLLAELGRKNEIEVTDAEMTQAVMNQARQYPGQERQFFEFIQQNQQMQQQLRAPIFEDKVVDYVFDQATVTEKPVDKDTLKAAVEKLEEDE
- a CDS encoding L,D-transpeptidase translates to MIRPFTAPLARIVAALCALTILAACGAAPMEPGVSRELRDMYPTMEDNGWTIPAVPAQYLNDDVKRQIVTYRNDRTPGTIIVDPYSRHLFYIIDGTTAKRYTVGVGKAGRGFAGRGIINHQKDWPSWTPTQRMLKTDPELYGPVAGGMEGGLDNPLGARALYLYRNGRDTLYRIHGTPYPWTVGGMDSAGCIRLFQQDIIDLAKITDNGTQVIVLSEAQSAEDQINRGPLGDGV
- a CDS encoding DUF2312 domain-containing protein translates to MEDSSVTDSTYRVTADELRQFIERFERLEAEKKDIADQQKEVMAEAKGRGYDTKVMRKVISLRKREPDDIAEEEAVLEMYKEALGMG
- a CDS encoding DMT family transporter, with product MSPTLAGALWMIAAMAAFALEDLLFKQVTATLPPGEALVIFGALGTLIYAGLAYRRGERLCPPDFFRRIMVLRSASELCGRLFFGLALAYVPLSTTSAILQATPLVVAAGAVWFFGETVGWRRWTAICVGFAGVLMILRPGLGSTDPALIFAVLGTLGFAGRDLATRASPRDLSARQLGIAGFAMLCLAGVLLTMWSGDVTRPDAAALGKLLVTATVGVCAYFALTRAMRSGDISVVAPFRYVRLVYAMLLGIVVLGERPDAMTLIGSAVIVASGLYTLIATSLRARAAR